Proteins from a single region of Eremothecium gossypii ATCC 10895 chromosome VI, complete sequence:
- the POS5 gene encoding NADH kinase (Syntenic homolog of Saccharomyces cerevisiae YPL188W (POS5)), protein MKKLQVWRSVPRPWGARGYAGLPRAGAEVRAASALGVSRAPSFPCVPGSRLRALVWPQAPANVFVVKKPGSAETTAAAIELIRHMHAQYPGLNVMVAADTAEELRAGLCAAAPGCVLYTGTDSEIAARADLLLSLGGDGTILRAAGLFSEARVPPVLAFSLGTLGFLLPFEFSEHAQALDDVLQSRAHCLQRSRLVCRVLRDGLPVDGRWAHAMNDVFIHRGGAPHLAHLDIYVGKQFLTSTVADGVAVATPTGSTAYSLSAGGSIVSPQVPSILLTPICPRSLSFRPVILPSTSLLRLVIGAKSAQDPAAIKLCMSVDGVSKPPLSVGDELHVTDEVSTAHAPRDAGVYCVARSENDWTRGINELLGFNMGFRGGRRTHPPS, encoded by the coding sequence ATGAAGAAGCTACAGGTCTGGAGGAGCGTGCCGCGGCCGTGGGGCGCGCGCGGGTACGCGGGGCTGCCGCGGGCGGGTGCGGAGGTGCGCGCGGCAAGCGCGCTGGGCGTGTCGCGGGCGCCCAGCTTCCCGTGCGTGCCCGGCTCGCGGCTGCGGGCGTTGGTCTGGCCGCAGGCGCCGGCGAACGTCTTTGTGGTCAAGAAGCCGGGGTCTGCGGAGACCACGGCGGCGGCGATCGAGTTGATCCGCCATATGCACGCGCAGTACCCTGGGCTCAACGTGATGGTGGCCGCGGACACTgcggaggagctgcgggcgggcctgtgcgcggccgcgcccggCTGCGTGCTGTATACGGGTACGGACAGCGAGAtcgcggcgcgcgcggacCTGCTGCTATCGCTGGGCGGCGACGGCACCATCCTGCGCGCGGCCGGGCTGTTCTCGGAGGCGCGAGTGCCGCCGGTGCTAGCCTTTTCGCTGGGGACGCTGGGCTTCCTGCTCCCCTTCGAGTTTTCGGAGCACGCGCAAGCGCTCGACGACGTGCTACAGTCGCGCGCGCACTGCCTGCAGCGGTCGCGGCTGGTGTGCCGCGTGCTGCGCGATGGGCTGCCCGTGGACGGGCGGTGGGCGCACGCCATGAACGACGTGTTCATCCACCgaggcggcgcgccgcACCTGGCGCACCTGGACATCTATGTCGGGAAGCAGTTCCTCACCAGCACGGTCGCCGACGGCGTGGCGGTCGCGACCCCAACGGGCTCGACGGCCTACTCGCTGTCTGCGGGGGGCAGCATTGTGTCACCGCAGGTCCCGTCCATTTTGCTAACGCCGATCTGCCCGCGCTCGCTGTCGTTCCGCCCGGTCATTTTGCCAAGCACTAGTCTGCTCAGGCTGGTGATCGGCGCGAAGTCAGCGCAAGACCCGGCGGCCATCAAGCTCTGCATGTCCGTGGATGGCGTGTCGAAGCCTCCGCTGTCCGTTGGCGACGAGCTGCACGTGACGGACGAGGTCAGCACGGCGCATGCGCCGCGCGACGCCGGCGTGTACTGTGTGGCACGGTCGGAGAACGACTGGACGCGCGGGATCAACGAGCTACTGGGCTTCAACATGGGGTTCCGCGGCGGCAGACGGACCCACCCGCCCTCCTAG
- a CDS encoding AFL062Wp (Syntenic homolog of Saccharomyces cerevisiae YPL187W (MF(ALPHA)1) and YGL089C (MF(ALPHA)2)), which produces MKISLLFSVSALLGAVIAIPVNGSRPEVTIDDVRGNIPEDAVLGFLDLSDVEGLAVRPIQTEERTGLLFVNRQLAEKGTEAASSQGSPKLEKDIARVYKRLMEYGHRRIFPAIDL; this is translated from the coding sequence ATGAAGATTTCTCTACTCTTTTCTGTTTCTGCGCTGCTTGGCGCCGTGATAGCGATTCCTGTCAATGGCAGCAGACCGGAGGTGACCATCGATGACGTTCGCGGGAACATCCCCGAAGATGCGGTGCTCGGATTCCTAGACCTCAGTGATGTGGAGGGACTGGCGGTCAGGCCTATTCAAACCGAGGAGCGTACCGGCCTGCTATTTGTTAATCGGCAGCTCGCAGAGAAGGGCACCGAAGCCGCTAGCTCACAGGGCAGTCCGAAACTCGAAAAGGACATCGCAAGGGTGTACAAAAGGCTCATGGAATATGGTCATCGCAGAATTTTCCCTGCGATCGACCTATGA
- the MRN1 gene encoding Mrn1p (Syntenic homolog of Saccharomyces cerevisiae YPL184C (MRN1)): protein MSYQEYQGLGFQHPSRMQSPLSETHSMTPTSDISISNRAQAWSDPMYDQTWGTAGYGGNGAAYGLAQPPMGRYEASGLCSESSNGSGTVGESQAPPMGVLAQYAQVSHPMTLQSGQMNNPRDFTSAPSRTVYLGNVPPYITTKELLDHVRSGVVEEVKILPEKMCAFISFVEENSALLFHSDAILKRLNIDDRDIKIGWGKPTQIDPIVAAGITNDGATRNVYIGKLNTNKDICAQWGVDPNEEVITEEKLRNDLSDFGEVENVKIVPEKGIAFVHFSSIFAAIKVVANLANINPYYAQKKIFYGKDRCAFITKTQQHNAAQFLGIQPGMESFFSNDRELISQTLLQQSAAAAAIATSAGGANNLGNRTIYLGNLPKDVKLEEICNSVRGGLLQHIKLLSDRHVCFVTFIDPTAAAQFYAMSSLHGLTIHNKRCKIGWGKHSGPLPNPLALAVSRGASRNIYLGNIDFAADKKSQHPIFTEAALRAVFQEFGEVEQINFLYERNCCFINFANISSAILAIDKIKSIPTFKDLKINFGKDRCGNVPRQFC from the coding sequence ATGAGCTACCAAGAGTACCAGGGACTGGGGTTCCAGCACCCGTCGCGGATGCAGTCGCCGCTGAGCGAGACGCACTCGATGACGCCGACATCGGATATCTCGATATCGAACCGGGCGCAGGCGTGGTCGGACCCGATGTACGACCAGACGTGGGGGACGGCGGGGTACGGGGGGAACGGGGCGGCGTATGGGCTAGCGCAGCCGCCGATGGGGCGGTACGAGGCGTCGGGGTTGTGCTCGGAGTCATCCAACGGGTCGGGCACAGTGGGCGAGAGCCAGGCGCCGCCGATGGGGGTGCTTGCGCAGTACGCGCAGGTGAGCCACCCGATGACGCTCCAGTCGGGGCAGATGAACAACCCGCGCGACTTTACGAGCGCGCCGTCGCGGACGGTGTACTTGGGCAACGTACCGCCGTACATCACCACGAAGGAGTTGTTGGACCATGTGCGTTCGGGCGTGGTGGAGGAAGTCAAGATTCTCCCCGAGAAGATGTGTGCATTTATCTCCTTCGTGGAGGAGAACTCTGCGCTCTTGTTCCACTCGGACGCTATTCTCAAGCGGCTAAACATCGACGATCGCGACATCAAGATAGGCTGGGGCAAGCCGACGCAGATCGATCCGATAGTCGCGGCGGGGATTACAAACGACGGTGCGACGCGCAATGTATACATCGGCAAGCTCAACACCAACAAGGACATCTGTGCGCAGTGGGGTGTGGATCCAAACGAGGAGGTTATCACAGAGGAGAAGTTGCGGAACGACTTGTCCGACTTCGGGGAGGTAGAGAACGTCAAGATTGTACCGGAGAAGGGCATTGCGTTTGTGCATTTCTCGTCGATTTTTGCCGCAATCAAGGTGGTCGCCAACTTGGCGAACATCAACCCTTACTACGCGCAGAAGAAGATCTTCTACGGCAAGGACAGGTGTGCGTTTATAACCAAGACCCAACAGCACAACGCCGCGCAGTTCTTGGGCATTCAGCCCGGCATGGAATCCTTCTTTTCCAATGATCGGGAATTGATCTCACAGACGTTGTTACAGCagtctgcagctgcagctgcaatCGCTACCAGCGCAGGCGGGGCTAACAATTTGGGTAACCGCACGATATATTTGGGCAACTTGCCCAAAGATGTGAAGCTCGAGGAAATATGCAATTCTGTTAGAGGGGGGCTGTTACAGCATATCAAGTTATTGAGCGACAGGCATGTCTGCTTCGTCACGTTTATCGATCCtactgctgctgcgcaatTCTACGCCATGAGTTCGCTACACGGTTTAACCATCCACAACAAAAGGTGTAAGATTGGCTGGGGTAAGCACTCAGGGCCCTTGCCCAATCCGCTAGCACTAGCTGTGTCCCGTGGGGCGTCCAGGAACATCTACCTAGGAAACATTGACTTTGCCGCAGACAAAAAATCACAGCATCCAATCTTTACGGAAGCAGCACTACGTGCGGTATTCCAGGAGTTTGGTGAAGTGGAACAAATCAACTTTTTGTATGAGCGGAACTGCTGCTTCATAAACTTTGCCAATATCAGCAGTGCGATCCTGGCCATTGACAAGATAAAGTCCATTCCGACGTTCAAGGACTTGAAAATCAACTTTGGCAAAGATAGGTGCGGCAACGTTCCTCGTCAATTTTGTTAG
- the NBP35 gene encoding Fe-S cluster-binding ATPase (Syntenic homolog of Saccharomyces cerevisiae YGL091C (NBP35)), whose product MSPNGAGLELADPGGAGGQQAGGGAAGGSELAREGVCVGVCGVEARAQLCGATAQRPGRRCVRGGREAWRDGLEQRQRRTRGPGGEAGLFEQPGAVAAEYGPVAVEHGVGGVVCGGEEVEGGGVAQPARGRGRCERDAWRCDAERGELVAELCVGREGLAIGPEGDRKPGGHGLRGGRCRRRALLRKPRRFAVAHHMQTSAEMGGIIEAMPALAQDGYALEQAPPEHCPGPASENAGKGDACQGCANKDICESLPKGPDPDVALITQNLAPVRHKVLVLSGKGGVGKSTFSAMLGWALSADEALQVGVMDLDICGPSLPHMLGCVNETVHESSVGWTPVYVADNLAAMSIQFMLPEDDSAVIWRGAKKNALIKRFLKDVYWDELDYLVVDTPPGTSDEHITINTLLKESGIDGALVVTTPQEVALLDVRKELDFCRKAGIRVLGLVENMSGFVCPSCENESTIFKPTTGGGRALCEELGIKFLGAVPIDPRIGRCCDSGESFLDAYPDSPASTAIMHVVEALRDAVGDV is encoded by the coding sequence ATGAGCCCGAACGGGGCTGGCCTCGAGCTGGCGGACccgggcggcgcgggcggccagcaggccggcggcggtgcggcgggtggcagcgagctggcgcgcgaGGGCGTCTGCGTGGGCGTCTGCGGCGTGgaggcgcgcgcgcagctctGCGGCGCGACGGCGCAGCGGCCAGGCCGGCGGTGCGTGCGGGGCGGGCGGGAGGCCTGGCGCGACGGGCTCGAGCAGCGTCAGCGGCGCACGCGCGGGCCCGGAGGCGAAGCAGGTCTCTTCGAGCAGCCAGGTGCCGTCGCGGCGGAGTACGGTCCAGTCGCGGTCGAGCACGGGGTCGGCGGCGTAGTCTGCGGCGGCGAAGAGGTGGAAGGCGGCGGGGTCGCGCAgccagcgcgcggccgcgggcggTGCGAGCGCGATGCCTGGCGCTGCGATGCGGAGCGAGGCGAGCTCGTCGCCGAGCTCTGCGTGGGCCGTGAGGGCCTGGCCATCGGCCCAGAGGGTGATCGGAAACCGGGCGGGCATGGGTTGCGGGGTGGGCGTTGCCGGCGGCGTGCATTACTAAGAAAGCCGCGACGTTTCGCCGTTGCACACCACATGCAAACGAGCGCAGAGATGGGAGGCATAATAGAGGCGATGCCTGCACTGGCGCAAGACGGCTACGCACTGGAGCAGGCGCCGCCCGAGCACTGCCCCGGGCCTGCGTCCGAGAACGCTGGCAAGGGCGATGCCTGCCAGGGCTGTGCCAACAAGGACATCTGCGAGTCGCTGCCCAAGGGCCCAGACCCGGATGTGGCGCTGATCACACAGAACCTGGCGCCCGTGCGGCACAAGGTGCTGGTTCTGTCCGGAAAGGGCGGCGTCGGGAAGTCGACCTTCTCGGCGATGCTGGGCTGGGCGCTGTCTGCGGACGAGGCACTGCAGGTCGGCGTGATGGACCTGGACATTTGCGGGCCGTCTCTGCCGCACATGTTGGGCTGTGTGAATGAGACTGTGCATGAGTCAAGCGTGGGCTGGACTCCGGTATACGTGGCGGACAACCTGGCGGCGATGTCGATCCAGTTCATGCTGCCGGAGGACGACTCTGCGGTGATCTGGCGAGGCGCAAAGAAGAATGCGCTGATCAAGCGTTTCCTCAAGGACGTGTACTGGGACGAGCTCGACTACCTCGTTGTCGACACCCCTCCGGGGACCTCGGACGAGCACATTACGATCAACACTCTCTTGAAGGAGTCCGGCATAGATGGCGCGCTGGTGGTTACGACACCGCAGGAGGTTGCGCTTCTGGACGTTCGCAAGGAGCTCGACTTCTGTCGGAAGGCGGGGATCCGTGTCCTGGGGCTGGTCGAGAACATGAGCGGCTTTGTGTGCCCATCGTGCGAAAACGAGTCGACCATCTTCAAGCCAACAACAGGTGGTGGTCGCGCCTTGTGCGAGGAGCTGGGGATAAAGTTCCTTGGAGCCGTGCCGATTGATCCGCGAATTGGAAGATGCTGCGACTCTGGCGAAAGCTTTTTGGACGCCTATCCGGACAGTCCAGCGTCGACCGCCATCATGCATGTGGTAGAGGCTCTCCGTGACGCCGTCGGCGACGTATAA
- the NUP145 gene encoding nucleocytoplasmic transporter NUP145 (Syntenic homolog of Saccharomyces cerevisiae YGL092W (NUP145)): MFGAASGGNSLFGGANASTPTPTPAPAGNLFNFNKKPGEGFAGAGQNNVSTPSPAGDLLGAKSTTTGGLFGPKTEQKPAGGLFGQSSAAPNGTGGGGLFASTGNSGSTQLGGLFGNSAAGGGGSLFGAGSAANNNASTSLGNLFGKPNDTAPAAGGGLFSNRPNTATTNTVSSTNSLFSNNQGNGAQNNGGLFGAKPTGGLFGNSTAQPQSSLFGASSSQNNQQQQQQTQQLSLLGSNPYGLNLTGVPVTTMPESITAAITSKKKNELPLVHEKKRMFSTSSASNVLPLVSNQSTLISKLSSRLNSGKNGESTRGLFSPSRKVLSQGPLVAADNTRDLNPPLNHPSSSIPSRPLLSLANRTDLSDMRKLKLDPHRSAAKKLRLLNGQSATTKLKILDTNYQSQREESSEIFVSTKTDRQPLEEKCEVSSTTGIPESDNGCDGYWCSPSIEQLQRLTPQQLSAIPNFVIGRKGYGSISFDLDVDLTAFSDDFKHALFGSVIMFNENKTVEVYPDDSLKPPIGLGLNVPATITLERIYPIDKKTNQPITENSDLAKVQYFVKRLKSMRDMEFISYNPYGGVWTFKVKHFSIWGLVNDSDVEIDDVELEAAREAEIKQRIVAIPKRPGFGKQADSTVPGGFDQLVHIPSSVDIDMTQTSPDDYSLTSAPVDALLHDEAMTDLIEEKPYEPSDVDEEDFEGLEAEPNLEVSSDWHQQLQLAADPYKSVFANSTSLNRVNKMDDVIFNTFQKDMDEFKSIRRQRRLDSAPSFVRFNNDSTITMKTDKSTSGCTVTASPLPLQTQRSSIDSVLKKSLIDSTIELRNNNYPIVKQFSLTFDDIAAAYKPIPAEYRIWKLASILFDPISVSKSRSHPDDAVKDVLVKKKQYELLCDWIINEINSEVGAKIASAGPLEKIFLYLVKRDIIGATTAAIASNNNHLAVLVTLLGSNDPLVRELSTSHLSKIKKLGSSLDINIIKIYQLLTGSPFAESANSVISEGLSWLATLGLQIFYGDIDALSLRELIERGLEYSCKDQWPLNDISANILRLYCSDVTPDILVGNLKISSNNLDVRLSWFFIQILTRDDISPSLRDHLTLQYVEQLKLNRMFGEALFIMCFINDDRLAKQQVDHLLSSQITFFSQDSNYELLTRLRIPKSSYYAFLALLDKYNRNHLSEARNLLKAGHFQEAEKVVIVSVAPKLVLDGSAANLQTLRQLLETFPAQQMETWTHGLGVFEKYLQIALDNNHNQELLSDLVRVLPVLATDFGSHRELSVVCCVMSKLVCHIILENYRQALETPSFKDRLLALPLGQPETIYLKRALAST; encoded by the coding sequence ATGTTTGGTGCGGCATCCGGAGGAAATTCACTGTTCGGGGGCGCAAACGCGTCGACGCCGACGCCTACTCCTGCGCCGGCCGGCAACCTCTTCAATTTCAACAAAAAGCCGGGCGAAGGGTTCGCGGGCGCCGGCCAAAATAACGTCTCGACACCAAGCCCTGCGGGCGATCTCCTAGGCGCCAAGTCGACGACTACAGGCGGGCTTTTTGGGCCAAAGACGGAACAGAAGCCCGCAGGCGGCCTTTTCGGACAGAGTAGTGCCGCTCCCAATGGCACTGGCGGCGGTGGTCTCTTCGCTAGCACGGGCAACAGCGGCAGCACCCAATTGGGTGGGCTGTTCGGCAACAGTGCTGCGGGCGGTGGTGGGAGTCTTTTTGGCGCCGGCTCGGCCGCGAACAACAACGCATCCACCTCGTTGGGAAATCTCTTTGGGAAACCTAATGACACGGCACcggcagctggtggaggtCTTTTCAGCAATCGGCCGAACACAGCCACCACAAATACCGTTTCTTCCACTAACAGTCTTTTTAGCAATAATCAGGGAAATGGTGCGCAGAATAATGGGGGGCTCTTTGGTGCGAAACCTACCGGGGGGCTCTTTGGAAACAGCACCGCTCAGCCACAGTCGTCGCTTTTTGGAGCTTCCTCCTCACAGAATaatcagcagcagcagcagcaaaCACAGCAACTGTCCCTTCTGGGTTCCAATCCATATGGCCTGAATCTGACTGGTGTTCCTGTTACTACCATGCCGGAATCTATAACGGCAGCAATTACGTCTAAGAAGAAGAACGAGCTACCGCTTGTGCACGAGAAGAAGAGGATGTTTTCGACCTCTTCTGCCTCAAACGTGCTACCACTTGTTAGCAATCAATCCACTCTTATCAGTAAGCTAAGTTCTAGGTTAAACTCGGGGAAAAATGGTGAATCTACACGGGGTTTATTCTCACCATCCAGGAAAGTGCTCAGCCAAGGCCCACTGGTAGCAGCAGACAATACCAGGGATTTGAATCCACCACTGAACCATCCGTCATCGTCTATTCCGTCACGCCCATTGCTTTCTTTGGCCAACCGAACGGATTTATCAGACATGCGGAAACTTAAACTCGATCCACATAGAAGCGCTGCCAAAAAGCTGCGTCTGCTGAATGGTCAGAGTGCTACCACTAAGCTGAAAATCCTAGATACGAACTACCAGTCTCAGCGCGAGGAATCTTCAGAAATCTTTGTATCTACGAAAACTGATAGACAGCCTCTGGAGGAAAAATGCGAAGTCAGTAGTACTACAGGTATTCCGGAATCAGACAATGGATGCGATGGCTACTGGTGCTCGCCCTCCATTGAGCAGCTGCAACGGTTGACTCCGCAGCAACTTTCTGCGATTCCGAATTTTGTCATCGGGCGTAAAGGCTATGGTAGCATTTCCTTTGACTTGGATGTTGATTTGACAGCATTCAGCGACGACTTCAAGCATGCGCTTTTTGGTAGCGTCATCATGTTTAATGAAAACAAGACAGTGGAGGTATATCCGGATGATTCTCTGAAACCGCCAATAGGCCTGGGCTTGAACGTTCCGGCTACTATAACTCTGGAACGCATATATCCAATAGATAAGAAGACAAACCAGCCCATCACTGAAAACTCCGACCTCGCGAAGGTTCAGTATTTCGTCAAGAGGCTGAAAAGTATGAGAGACATGGAGTTTATTTCATATAATCCATATGGAGGTGTTTGGACTTTCAAGGTGAAGCACTTTAGTATTTGGGGTTTAGTCAATGATTCTGACGTTGAAATTGACGACGTTGAACTAGAGGCTGCTAGAGAAGCTGAGATTAAGCAGCGGATAGTTGCCATTCCGAAGAGACCCGGGTTTGGGAAGCAGGCGGATAGTACTGTTCCTGGAGGGTTTGATCAGCTGGTCCATATTCCCTCATCTGTAGACATCGACATGACGCAGACGTCACCAGATGATTACTCTTTGACTAGTGCCCCAGTTGATGCCTTGCTGCACGATGAAGCCATGACGGATCTTATCGAGGAGAAGCCCTACGAACCCTCCGATGTTGATGAAGAAGATTTTGAAGGTTTAGAAGCGGAGCCGAATTTGGAAGTCTCCTCTGACTGGCACCAACAACTGCAGCTCGCCGCTGATCCTTACAAGTCGGTGTTTGCTAATTCTACTTCATTGAATAGGGTGAACAAAATGGACGATGTCATCTTTAACACTTTTCAAAAAGATATGGATGAGTTCAAGTCGATAAGAAGGCAAAGAAGGTTGGACTCCGCGCCCAGCTTTGTAAGATTTAACAATGACTCTACGATAACAATGAAAACAGACAAGTCTACCTCTGGCTGTACAGTGACTGCCTCtccgctgccgctgcaaACTCAAAGAAGCTCGATCGATTCTGTTCTGAAGAAGTCTCTAATAGACTCCACTATTGAATTGAGAAATAATAACTACCCAATTGTGAAGCAGTTTTCGCTGACCTTCGATGACATTGCAGCTGCGTATAAACCTATCCCTGCGGAATATAGGATATGGAAGTTAGCTTCGATCCTATTTGATCCTATTTCTGTTAGTAAATCAAGAAGTCACCCAGATGACGCAGTTAAAGACGTCCTTGTTAAAAAAAAACAGTACGAGCTACTTTGTGACTGGATTATTAATGAAATTAATTCTGAAGTGGGGGCTAAGATTGCAAGTGCAGGCCCTCTGGAGAAGATATTTCTGTACTTAGTGAAACGGGACATCATAGGTGCTACAACTGCTGCGATTGCAAGCAATAACAACCACCTGGCTGTTTTGGTTACTCTGCTCGGGTCGAATGATCCCCTAGTTCGCGAGCTGTCAACCTCTCACCTCTCCAAGATTAAAAAATTGGGCTCTAGCTTGGACATAAACATCATAAAAATTTACCAGTTATTGACTGGATCACCATTTGCAGAGTCCGCCAATTCTGTTATTTCAGAAGGCCTATCATGGCTTGCGACCTTGGGACTGCAGATATTTTACGGAGACATCGATGCTTTGTCACTTCGGGAACTAATAGAAAGAGGCCTTGAGTACTCATGTAAAGACCAATGGCCTTTGAATGACATATCTGCAAATATTCTACGCTTATATTGCTCCGATGTCACTCCCGATATCTTGGTTGGCAATCTCAAGATATCGTCGAATAATCTGGATGTTCGTCTATCCTGGTTCTTCATCCAAATTTTGACACGCGACGATATATCGCCGTCCCTTCGGGACCACTTAACCCTGCAGTATGTCGAGCAGCTAAAGCTTAATCGTATGTTTGGTGAAGCGCTATTCATCATGTGCTTCATTAACGACGATCGTTTAGCTAAGCAACAAGTTGATCACCTTCTAAGTTCACAAATCACGTTTTTCTCGCAAGATAGCAACTACGAGCTGCTGACCAGACTTCGGATACCAAAGTCAAGCTACTATGCGTTCCTCGCGTTGCTTGACAAGTACAATAGAAACCACTTGTCCGAGGCGCGCAATTTGCTGAAGGCAGGCCACTTCCAAGAGGCTGAGAAGGTGGTAATAGTGAGCGTTGCTCCAAAGTTAGTGCTAGATGGGTCAGCTGCTAACTTGCAGACACTGCGTCAATTATTGGAGACTTTCCCCGCACAACAGATGGAAACTTGGACTCACGGCCTGGGGGTATTTGAGAAGTACCTCCAGATAGCACTTGACAACAACCACAACCAAGAGCTGCTTTCCGATCTGGTCCGGGTTCTGCCCGTCCTGGCCACGGATTTCGGCTCCCACCGAGAACTCTCCGTCGTTTGCTGTGTCATGTCCAAACTTGTCTGTCATATCATCCTTGAGAATTATCGACAAGCGTTGGAGACCCCGTCTTTTAAAGACAGATTACTTGCATTGCCGCTGGGACAGCCCGAAACTATCTACCTGAAACGGGCGCTCGCATCCACGTAA